One stretch of Saccharopolyspora erythraea DNA includes these proteins:
- a CDS encoding tyrosine-type recombinase/integrase, with protein sequence MTLRRCVATLSSALNDAVRQRRLTHNAARYTAIPRPPQPQRVCWTPTEAVTFLKYYADINDPLTELFEVLIGTGMRKGEALALHWADVHLDDRVLFVRQTLSNVNNTTPVFTTPKTKSSLDWIGLSSRVVNALQRQATRQHAQRLAAGTPRNRHGLVFCRNDGQPLRPEYVLHHFHKLTDAAGVPRFRVHDLRHLAATLMIASNVPLGVVSKTMRHSTLSVTVNIYGHLARHTAHQAVDAMANTLNAAQAA encoded by the coding sequence GTGACCCTGCGCCGCTGCGTCGCCACCCTGTCCAGCGCGCTCAACGACGCCGTCCGCCAACGCCGCCTCACCCACAACGCAGCCAGGTACACCGCCATCCCGCGACCCCCTCAGCCACAACGCGTCTGCTGGACACCCACTGAAGCAGTCACCTTCCTGAAGTACTACGCCGACATCAACGATCCGCTGACCGAGCTGTTCGAAGTCCTCATCGGCACCGGAATGCGCAAAGGAGAAGCACTCGCCCTGCACTGGGCAGACGTGCACCTCGACGACCGCGTCCTGTTCGTCCGACAGACACTGTCCAATGTGAACAACACGACCCCGGTGTTCACCACACCCAAAACCAAATCTAGCCTCGACTGGATCGGGCTCTCATCACGGGTCGTCAACGCCTTACAACGACAGGCCACACGCCAGCACGCGCAACGACTGGCGGCTGGCACGCCACGCAACCGACATGGCCTCGTCTTCTGCCGCAACGATGGTCAGCCGCTACGACCGGAGTACGTGCTGCACCACTTCCACAAGCTCACCGACGCAGCCGGAGTACCCCGCTTCCGGGTCCACGACCTCCGACACCTCGCCGCCACCCTCATGATCGCCAGCAACGTTCCACTCGGAGTCGTCTCCAAGACCATGCGGCACTCAACACTCTCGGTCACCGTCAACATCTACGGCCACCTCGCCCGCCACACCGCCCACCAAGCCGTCGACGCCATGGCCAACACCCTCAACGCCGCCCAAGCAGCCTGA
- a CDS encoding sugar porter family MFS transporter, whose protein sequence is MANTTSSAPHTLPPDTRGPHSRRLGLVAVVVTFGGLLFGYDTGVVNGALDPLTADLGLTPLTEGIVVSNLVFGAAFGAMTGGVLSDRYGRRHNILLLSIVFMLGTVGCVLAPSWQILALFRFVLGLAVGGASATVPVYLAEIAPAERRGGIVTRNELMIVVGQFSAFVVNAIIFSIWGETTGIWRAMLLVALLPAIVLFLGMLRLPESPRWLVAQGREDEALAVLSQIRTTERARAEMAEVHRLAEEERAAKTAGAVDLGVRWVRLLILIGAGLGICQQFTGINSIMYYGTQLLGDAGFSSNSAIIANTLNGAFSVIGVSVGLSVINKIKRRTMLLGGFTLTTTFHLLVGLSAMLLPEGSTKAWFILVFVVLFVFSMQATIGPLVWLILSEMFPLRIRSLAIGISIFVLWVANALVALGFPPVVKALGISNTFLAFAAFGVLAIAFIATCVPETKDRSLEELEDDFRAHYA, encoded by the coding sequence ATGGCCAACACCACCTCGTCCGCACCACACACATTACCTCCAGACACGCGAGGGCCCCATTCGCGACGCCTCGGCTTGGTCGCCGTCGTCGTGACCTTCGGCGGCCTGCTGTTCGGCTACGACACCGGCGTCGTCAACGGTGCCCTCGACCCTCTCACCGCCGACCTCGGCCTGACCCCGCTCACCGAGGGAATCGTCGTCAGCAACCTCGTCTTCGGCGCCGCCTTCGGAGCCATGACCGGCGGGGTCCTATCCGACCGGTACGGCCGCCGCCACAACATCCTGCTGCTGTCCATTGTGTTCATGCTCGGAACGGTAGGCTGCGTGCTCGCACCGAGCTGGCAGATTCTCGCTCTGTTCCGGTTCGTACTCGGCCTCGCCGTGGGCGGTGCCTCGGCGACCGTGCCGGTCTACCTCGCCGAAATCGCGCCGGCCGAACGTCGCGGCGGCATCGTCACCCGCAACGAGCTGATGATCGTGGTGGGCCAGTTCTCCGCGTTCGTCGTCAACGCGATCATCTTCAGCATCTGGGGCGAGACCACCGGGATCTGGCGGGCCATGCTCCTGGTCGCCCTCCTGCCGGCGATCGTGCTGTTCCTCGGCATGCTGCGATTGCCCGAGAGCCCGCGCTGGCTGGTCGCCCAGGGCCGCGAGGACGAGGCCCTCGCGGTCCTGTCCCAGATCCGCACCACCGAGCGCGCCCGCGCCGAGATGGCCGAGGTCCACCGACTCGCCGAGGAAGAGCGGGCCGCCAAGACCGCCGGCGCGGTGGACCTCGGAGTGCGCTGGGTCCGCCTGCTCATCCTCATCGGGGCCGGCCTGGGCATCTGCCAGCAGTTCACCGGCATCAACTCCATCATGTACTACGGCACGCAGCTGCTCGGCGACGCCGGATTCTCGAGCAACTCCGCCATCATCGCCAACACCCTCAACGGCGCCTTCAGCGTCATCGGCGTGTCCGTGGGCCTGTCTGTGATCAACAAGATCAAGCGACGCACCATGCTGCTCGGCGGGTTCACTCTGACCACGACGTTCCACCTGCTCGTCGGGCTCTCGGCGATGTTGCTACCCGAAGGCAGCACGAAGGCCTGGTTCATCCTCGTTTTCGTCGTGCTCTTCGTGTTTTCCATGCAGGCCACAATCGGCCCGCTGGTGTGGCTCATCCTCTCCGAGATGTTCCCCCTGAGAATCCGCAGCCTGGCCATCGGCATCAGCATCTTCGTGCTCTGGGTCGCCAACGCTCTGGTGGCTCTCGGCTTCCCGCCCGTCGTCAAGGCCCTAGGGATCTCGAACACCTTCCTCGCCTTCGCCGCCTTCGGCGTGCTGGCCATCGCGTTCATCGCAACCTGCGTCCCGGAGACCAAGGACCGCTCACTCGAAGAGCTCGAGGATGACTTCCGCGCCCACTACGCCTAA
- a CDS encoding universal stress protein, with the protein MTAIAEGSEGDHALAAGITETRLLGTDLVLVNLRLQPLDDSSLPDDLEITIVERNGPSDRDPVDAVLAEIDARSNIHRLIIGMRRRSPVGKALLGSISQRLLGASDGTPRYCVDAAGGRGSPDTGSGRGGSSVMTATEVELSGFDHGVSG; encoded by the coding sequence ATGACCGCCATCGCCGAGGGCAGCGAGGGAGACCACGCGCTGGCCGCGGGAATCACCGAGACCCGGCTGCTGGGCACCGACCTCGTCCTGGTCAACCTGCGCCTGCAGCCGCTGGACGACTCGAGCTTGCCTGACGACCTCGAGATCACGATCGTCGAGCGCAACGGTCCCAGCGACCGCGACCCGGTCGACGCCGTCCTGGCCGAAATCGACGCCCGATCCAACATCCACCGGCTCATCATCGGCATGCGCCGACGATCGCCAGTGGGCAAAGCCCTGCTGGGCAGTATCAGCCAGCGACTGCTCGGCGCTTCTGACGGAACCCCCCGGTACTGCGTCGATGCGGCTGGTGGACGTGGTTCACCCGACACCGGGTCCGGCCGGGGCGGAAGTTCAGTCATGACTGCTACAGAGGTTGAACTGTCAGGATTTGATCACGGCGTGTCGGGCTGA
- a CDS encoding transposase, protein MAAGKRLAAERGAWICFEDEAGHTLRPPKARTWALRGHTPVIPVSGKRSGRISVAGLFCARPGQRTRLLYRIKIHRPRKGERRSFAETDYAALLDAAHQYLKAPIVLVWDNLNTHRSAAMRKLVAGRDWLHVIPLPAYAPDLNPTEGVWSHVKRSLGNLAAASVDHLAAIVRNRLKRIQYRPDLLTGFLAQTGLTLDPEPP, encoded by the coding sequence GTGGCAGCAGGCAAAAGACTAGCGGCCGAGCGTGGGGCGTGGATCTGCTTCGAGGACGAGGCAGGCCATACGCTACGGCCGCCGAAGGCACGGACTTGGGCGCTACGCGGACACACCCCGGTCATTCCGGTGTCGGGTAAGAGATCTGGCCGCATCTCGGTCGCCGGGCTGTTCTGCGCGCGACCCGGCCAGCGCACACGCCTGTTGTACCGGATCAAGATCCACCGCCCCCGCAAGGGCGAACGCCGCAGCTTCGCCGAGACCGACTACGCCGCCCTGCTCGATGCCGCCCACCAGTACTTGAAGGCCCCGATCGTGCTGGTCTGGGACAACCTCAACACCCACCGCAGCGCCGCGATGCGCAAGCTGGTCGCAGGCCGCGACTGGCTGCACGTCATCCCACTCCCGGCCTACGCCCCCGATCTCAACCCGACCGAGGGCGTGTGGTCCCACGTCAAGCGCAGCCTGGGCAACCTCGCCGCCGCCAGCGTGGACCACCTCGCCGCCATCGTGCGCAACCGCCTCAAACGCATCCAGTACCGACCCGACCTGCTGACCGGCTTCCTCGCCCAAACCGGCCTCACCCTCGACCCAGAGCCACCATAA
- a CDS encoding AAA domain-containing protein → MAAPSDRSVLDQTIRLMDFLAEVTDAAERDPVRDILADETGAPDPLIWLGELPDGVRFTPRAGDDVLLRVRPPKTILEPRPPALLAGWIDSADPRGSAGEEPRLLDVATPGGVGDQPNTPPADVLHAFDRWLAEWRQWRREQSRSQGRRVLYESLEQAAKTLEQQDDEYEFVLAVGLVCWHAPDGEKLRRHLVTEPVRPRLNRDTAEVTVSFIGGKRRFEDRELFSDQETYLPDRGRTVRQAILDSDVALLDGGLLTEVEEWLGLSIVGEFTSEAHGGDAAEELPTIPELTASPALMLRPRSRELLAETYRRIAAQLREPDAAVPVALAQLVTDTEADTRDRWLTEQRAAPGDVLGDAPLFPLPTNEEQGRVIDLLKRETGVVVQGPPGTGKTHTIANLVSALLARGMRVLVTSQKDQALKVLREKIPLELRSLCVLLAGGSKDAAKELERGLDALSAAISSPSTSTLPSRAAQLAEERHALRSRSAQLNDQIRRLREVEYRAHGPVAPGYSTDIYTGTLTDIVRQVQAKAALYRWMPAVEPQCPDRPPLSTADLLELLQLTRTDRADRRVRQQQRIPGRNDLPDVGKLADIITSEEQARQTAHADTSQLTQRLAALGSDLLLQLRGLGDQARTRLRKLGFGEDYISPPEQSWVTIAVGDHLADRHRGLWQRLLHVRDEADRLQQQTQRQDLRFAVELPFVQDYGIGRTRGLLNAGKQLRDYLAAGGKIRKFAKSAAQKAAEEFLSVVTVDGRPPVQLDQLDAALERLEAEVAAVQLVELWAEADVNISTQRLSRTLSELTDNGRLLGYINELVQIHSAVNDTLLRARFSTDLSTVESFVRTLDAVPAALKHVSLEEARHQVAALQDKVATWASAENACPEVGLLVKAVAQRDLEAYRRGIDALDLVRFERDQEQRRGQLARTLHKIHPTLFELLETTAADPAWEARLGDLAGAWAWSKAEQYILATRNADDERRLVAEFDQVEDEIKRVTEQLAGVQALQACLERMTDTHARALRSYREHMSHVGAGGGSKVREFRKAARQAMEKAKDAVPAWVVPLPNLLENIAAVRDSFDVVIVDEASQVGLENLFLLWMAPRVIVVGDDKQCTPGGSRLGKLEPQFEKLNEHLSEVDSEIRLNFTSKSHLYGLLSARSGKDAVVRLREHFRCMPEIINWSSTQFYGEEDRPGLIPLRERKGTDLEPLVVVEVEGGYTEGRDTRRRNPTEAKRIVATLAECLTDPRYQDKTFGIVVLQGTGQVKLLEHEINATISAEDRQKRKIRVGTPATFQGDERDVIFLSMVVAEPPRAQRAPLWQQAYNVAASRAKDQMWLFTSVRIADLKPDDLRASLMSYMLAPPSVIGTSPGLDEVSDTTRSELFDSLFEQRVFREIKKRGYFVVPQYPVGTRRLDLVVVGRGGRLAIECDGHLWHTSTAQQISDARRDRELRRMRWDVLRIRESEFEFDPARELAPLWQRLEERDIHPHDVIATQAAHDWAPVDLPNDDTATEPDEGNNHL, encoded by the coding sequence ATGGCCGCTCCCAGCGACCGTAGTGTGCTGGACCAGACCATCAGGCTTATGGACTTCCTTGCCGAAGTCACCGATGCAGCCGAGCGCGACCCTGTCCGTGACATCCTGGCCGATGAAACCGGTGCCCCGGACCCCTTGATTTGGCTTGGCGAGCTCCCAGATGGCGTTCGGTTCACCCCCCGTGCTGGGGATGACGTCCTTCTGCGGGTTCGCCCGCCAAAGACCATCCTCGAGCCCCGCCCGCCTGCCTTGCTCGCCGGGTGGATCGACTCAGCTGATCCGCGTGGATCGGCCGGCGAAGAACCGCGCCTGCTTGATGTTGCCACTCCTGGGGGCGTAGGTGACCAGCCGAACACGCCTCCAGCCGACGTGCTGCATGCGTTCGACCGGTGGCTCGCTGAATGGCGGCAGTGGAGGCGGGAGCAGAGCCGATCGCAGGGGCGCCGCGTTCTCTACGAATCTCTTGAACAGGCAGCGAAGACACTGGAACAGCAGGACGATGAGTACGAGTTCGTGCTGGCTGTCGGACTGGTGTGCTGGCACGCACCTGACGGTGAGAAGCTCCGCCGTCACCTCGTTACCGAGCCCGTCCGTCCTCGCCTCAACCGCGACACCGCCGAAGTGACCGTGTCATTCATTGGCGGCAAGCGACGCTTCGAAGACCGGGAGCTATTCAGCGACCAGGAAACGTACCTGCCTGACCGTGGCCGTACCGTACGCCAGGCCATCCTCGACAGCGATGTTGCACTGCTGGATGGAGGGCTATTGACTGAGGTCGAGGAGTGGCTAGGTCTCAGCATCGTCGGTGAATTCACGTCAGAGGCTCATGGTGGCGATGCCGCGGAGGAGCTCCCGACGATACCCGAACTGACCGCGTCCCCTGCACTGATGCTGCGACCGCGCAGTCGTGAGCTGCTGGCTGAAACCTACCGTCGGATCGCTGCACAGTTGCGAGAACCGGATGCCGCGGTTCCGGTCGCGCTTGCTCAGCTGGTCACTGACACCGAGGCAGACACAAGAGATCGATGGCTGACCGAACAACGCGCTGCACCGGGCGATGTCCTCGGGGACGCTCCGTTGTTTCCGTTGCCCACGAACGAGGAGCAGGGACGTGTCATCGACCTGCTGAAACGTGAGACCGGCGTCGTGGTCCAGGGGCCTCCGGGCACTGGAAAGACCCACACTATCGCCAACCTCGTCAGCGCTCTGCTCGCGCGCGGCATGCGCGTGTTGGTCACCAGTCAGAAAGACCAAGCGCTCAAGGTGCTCCGTGAGAAAATACCACTGGAGCTGCGCAGCCTGTGCGTGTTGCTGGCAGGCGGTAGTAAGGACGCGGCCAAAGAACTCGAGCGTGGTCTCGACGCGCTCTCCGCTGCGATCTCCTCGCCCTCAACCTCCACGCTGCCCAGTCGTGCCGCTCAGCTCGCCGAGGAGCGGCATGCTCTGAGGTCCCGCAGTGCCCAACTCAACGACCAAATCCGGCGGCTGCGTGAGGTCGAGTACCGAGCGCACGGCCCTGTCGCACCCGGATACAGTACCGATATTTATACCGGAACCCTCACCGATATCGTCCGCCAAGTTCAGGCCAAGGCTGCCCTTTACCGCTGGATGCCAGCAGTCGAGCCGCAGTGTCCGGACCGGCCACCTCTGTCGACCGCGGACCTGCTGGAGTTGCTGCAGCTCACCAGGACCGATCGCGCTGACCGCCGTGTCCGGCAGCAACAGCGGATCCCAGGCCGTAACGATCTTCCGGACGTCGGGAAGCTGGCCGACATCATTACTTCCGAGGAGCAGGCTCGGCAGACCGCTCACGCGGACACCAGCCAACTCACCCAACGACTCGCCGCGCTTGGAAGCGACCTCCTGCTCCAGCTACGGGGGCTGGGTGACCAAGCGCGGACACGCCTGCGCAAGCTCGGCTTTGGTGAGGATTACATCAGTCCACCTGAGCAAAGCTGGGTGACCATCGCGGTCGGCGACCACTTGGCGGATCGACATCGCGGACTGTGGCAACGGCTGCTCCATGTTCGAGACGAGGCCGATCGGCTTCAGCAGCAGACTCAAAGGCAAGACCTTCGCTTCGCCGTGGAACTGCCCTTCGTGCAGGACTACGGCATCGGCAGGACACGTGGTCTGCTCAACGCGGGCAAGCAGCTGCGCGACTATCTCGCGGCTGGCGGAAAGATCCGTAAGTTCGCCAAGTCCGCGGCTCAGAAGGCCGCCGAGGAGTTCTTGTCCGTCGTCACGGTCGACGGCCGCCCGCCGGTTCAGCTCGACCAGCTTGACGCGGCCCTCGAACGACTCGAGGCTGAGGTCGCCGCAGTCCAACTCGTCGAGCTTTGGGCCGAGGCCGACGTGAACATCTCAACGCAGCGCCTCTCCCGAACCCTGTCCGAGCTCACCGACAACGGGCGGCTGCTCGGCTACATCAACGAACTCGTCCAGATTCACTCCGCCGTGAACGACACGCTGCTTCGCGCGCGTTTTTCAACCGACTTGTCCACAGTCGAATCCTTCGTCCGCACCCTCGATGCCGTGCCAGCTGCTCTCAAACATGTCTCGCTCGAAGAGGCCCGTCATCAGGTCGCCGCCTTGCAGGACAAGGTCGCCACGTGGGCCTCGGCGGAGAACGCCTGCCCGGAGGTTGGACTGCTTGTGAAAGCTGTCGCGCAACGGGACCTGGAGGCCTATCGCAGGGGCATCGATGCCCTCGACCTCGTGCGGTTTGAACGCGACCAGGAGCAACGCCGCGGACAGCTCGCGCGGACACTGCACAAAATTCATCCCACTCTGTTCGAACTGCTCGAGACGACTGCAGCCGATCCGGCCTGGGAAGCCCGGCTGGGCGACCTGGCCGGAGCTTGGGCATGGTCGAAGGCCGAGCAGTACATCTTGGCCACCCGCAATGCCGACGATGAACGTCGGCTCGTTGCAGAGTTTGACCAGGTCGAGGACGAGATCAAGCGGGTCACAGAGCAACTGGCCGGGGTGCAGGCGCTGCAAGCGTGTCTGGAGCGCATGACCGACACCCATGCTCGCGCGTTGCGCAGCTACCGCGAACACATGAGCCATGTCGGCGCCGGTGGGGGGTCCAAGGTCCGCGAATTCCGCAAAGCGGCCCGGCAAGCCATGGAGAAGGCAAAAGATGCCGTGCCAGCTTGGGTGGTACCGCTGCCGAACCTGCTCGAGAACATCGCCGCAGTCCGGGATTCTTTCGACGTCGTCATTGTTGACGAGGCCAGCCAGGTAGGCCTCGAGAACTTGTTCCTGCTCTGGATGGCTCCCAGGGTCATCGTGGTGGGCGACGACAAGCAATGCACGCCGGGCGGGAGCAGGCTGGGCAAGCTCGAGCCGCAGTTCGAGAAGCTGAACGAGCACCTCAGTGAGGTCGACAGTGAGATTCGGCTCAACTTCACCTCGAAGTCCCACCTGTACGGACTGCTCTCCGCCCGGTCCGGCAAGGACGCCGTCGTCCGCCTACGCGAACACTTCCGGTGCATGCCGGAGATCATCAACTGGTCATCGACCCAGTTCTACGGAGAAGAAGACCGACCCGGGCTGATTCCCCTGCGTGAACGCAAGGGGACTGACCTGGAGCCGCTCGTCGTTGTTGAGGTCGAGGGCGGATACACCGAAGGCCGCGACACTCGGCGGCGTAACCCGACTGAGGCGAAACGCATCGTCGCCACGCTCGCGGAATGCCTCACCGACCCTCGCTACCAGGACAAGACGTTCGGCATCGTCGTGCTCCAGGGCACAGGGCAGGTGAAACTGCTGGAGCACGAGATCAACGCCACCATCTCCGCCGAGGACCGCCAAAAGCGCAAGATCCGCGTCGGCACACCCGCCACCTTTCAGGGCGACGAGCGTGACGTCATCTTCCTGTCGATGGTCGTGGCCGAACCGCCGCGCGCGCAGCGCGCTCCGCTATGGCAGCAGGCCTACAACGTCGCGGCCAGCCGCGCCAAAGATCAGATGTGGCTGTTCACCTCAGTTCGCATTGCCGACCTCAAACCCGACGACTTGCGTGCTTCTCTGATGAGCTACATGCTTGCCCCGCCTTCGGTAATCGGCACCTCACCAGGCTTGGACGAGGTCAGCGACACCACCCGGTCGGAACTGTTCGACTCCCTCTTCGAACAGAGGGTCTTCCGCGAAATCAAGAAGCGCGGCTACTTCGTCGTCCCGCAATACCCTGTGGGCACCCGTCGCCTCGACCTGGTCGTCGTTGGTCGCGGCGGACGACTCGCGATCGAATGCGACGGCCACCTCTGGCACACCAGCACAGCACAACAGATCTCCGATGCTCGGCGCGACCGAGAGCTGCGACGCATGCGTTGGGACGTGCTCCGCATCCGGGAGAGCGAGTTCGAGTTCGACCCCGCCCGAGAGCTCGCGCCACTGTGGCAGCGCCTCGAGGAACGCGATATCCACCCCCACGACGTCATCGCCACCCAAGCAGCACACGACTGGGCACCGGTCGACCTGCCGAACGACGACACCGCCACAGAACCGGACGAGGGGAACAACCACCTGTGA
- a CDS encoding trans-sulfuration enzyme family protein → MAGKSTISVHADREVHPSGAVAPPIYQTAAFSAEDAETFARVAVDPRGKDFYTRFGNPNHAQVATVVAELENTEAAMVTASGMAALTTAVLALVSAGDHVIGQRSTYGGTASVLLNLLPRLGVSTTLVDQTDPEAFAKALTPQTRLILVESPSNPLLQITDLRSVVELARAHDVLTMADNTFATPLNQRPADFGIDLVWHSATKYLNGHSDVSAGALAGPAELLNKIWDVGLLTGATLGPIDAWLLLRGMRTLPLRVPRHNANGLALAEALNEHPAVAKVHYPGLATHPQHKLAADQMSGFGGVLGIEFAGGFEPADAFLGRLRYPRRSASLGGVESLAVHPASMWRGMLSEDQIAEAVPLGLVRLAAGTEDTDDLVTDALAAADAVLTDAATT, encoded by the coding sequence ATGGCGGGCAAGAGCACTATCTCCGTTCATGCCGATCGCGAAGTCCATCCCAGCGGTGCCGTGGCACCGCCCATCTATCAGACGGCGGCGTTCTCGGCCGAGGACGCGGAGACGTTCGCGCGGGTAGCCGTCGACCCGCGCGGCAAGGACTTCTACACCCGCTTCGGCAACCCGAATCACGCACAGGTCGCCACCGTCGTCGCCGAACTGGAGAACACCGAGGCGGCTATGGTCACCGCGTCCGGGATGGCCGCGCTCACCACGGCCGTGCTGGCTCTGGTGTCCGCCGGCGATCACGTCATCGGGCAGAGGTCCACCTACGGCGGTACGGCGTCGGTGCTGCTGAACCTGCTGCCGCGTCTTGGGGTGTCGACCACCCTGGTGGATCAGACCGACCCGGAGGCGTTCGCGAAGGCGTTGACTCCGCAGACCCGCCTGATTCTGGTGGAATCACCGAGCAATCCGCTACTGCAGATCACCGACCTGCGCTCCGTCGTAGAGCTGGCCCGTGCGCACGACGTGTTGACCATGGCGGACAACACGTTCGCCACGCCGCTCAACCAGCGACCGGCGGACTTCGGCATCGATCTGGTCTGGCACAGCGCGACCAAGTACCTCAACGGCCATTCGGACGTCTCCGCCGGAGCGCTGGCCGGACCGGCCGAGCTCCTGAACAAGATCTGGGACGTCGGCCTGCTCACCGGTGCCACGCTGGGCCCGATCGACGCGTGGTTGCTGCTGCGCGGCATGCGCACGCTGCCGCTGCGGGTGCCGCGGCACAACGCCAATGGCCTGGCGCTCGCCGAGGCGTTGAACGAGCATCCAGCGGTGGCGAAGGTGCACTACCCCGGTCTCGCGACCCACCCGCAGCACAAGCTGGCCGCCGACCAGATGAGCGGTTTCGGCGGGGTGCTCGGCATCGAGTTCGCCGGTGGTTTCGAGCCGGCCGACGCCTTCCTCGGCCGGCTGCGCTACCCCCGCCGGTCGGCCAGCCTCGGCGGTGTGGAGTCGCTGGCTGTGCATCCGGCGTCCATGTGGCGCGGGATGCTCAGCGAGGACCAGATCGCCGAGGCGGTTCCACTGGGCCTGGTCCGGCTGGCCGCGGGCACCGAGGACACGGACGACCTGGTCACCGACGCGCTCGCCGCGGCCGACGCGGTGCTCACCGACGCGGCGACCACCTGA
- a CDS encoding Arm DNA-binding domain-containing protein, with protein sequence MRSNPNRGRIYRRSGCRNEQGQQLGPHCPKLAAGKHGTWAFAVDLPSITGRRRTMRRSGFDTKTQAQTELNHILACERTGIVIDDRQTLVDYLTDSLATKALTLNRPPSPTTPTTSPKTSSPPSAASDSKNPATSTSHSSSARSSTPAAAR encoded by the coding sequence ATGCGCTCGAACCCGAACCGCGGCCGTATCTACCGGCGCAGTGGCTGCCGCAACGAACAGGGACAGCAGCTCGGACCGCACTGCCCCAAGCTCGCCGCCGGCAAACACGGGACGTGGGCATTCGCCGTCGACCTGCCCTCGATCACCGGCCGCCGGCGCACGATGCGCCGCAGCGGCTTCGACACCAAGACCCAAGCTCAGACCGAGCTCAATCACATCCTCGCGTGCGAACGTACCGGCATCGTCATCGACGACCGCCAGACCCTCGTCGACTACCTCACCGACTCGCTCGCCACCAAAGCACTGACACTGAACCGACCACCATCGCCCACTACACCGACTACCTCACCAAAGACCTCATCCCCGCCCTCGGCGGCATCCGACTCGAAAAACCCAGCCACCAGCACGTCGCACAGTTCGTCCGCGCGCAGCTCGACGCCGGCCGCGGCCCGGTGA
- a CDS encoding winged helix-turn-helix domain-containing protein, whose product MQAAELFAQDVPVPEIAKRLRVSHNAVYTWRRRWCSDGEAGLVSKGPSGTECRLTPEQQDQLAAALREGPAAHGYVEDQRWTLTRVADLIGRLFRVRYTLRGVSLLLHRMGFSPQMPAHRPIERDEDKIATWREEVWQQAKD is encoded by the coding sequence TTGCAGGCGGCGGAGTTGTTCGCCCAGGACGTACCGGTGCCGGAGATCGCCAAGCGATTACGGGTCTCGCACAACGCCGTGTACACGTGGCGGAGGCGGTGGTGCTCGGACGGCGAAGCGGGGTTGGTTTCCAAAGGCCCGTCGGGTACTGAATGTCGGCTCACGCCAGAGCAGCAGGACCAGTTGGCCGCCGCACTGCGGGAAGGCCCGGCCGCCCACGGCTATGTGGAGGACCAGCGGTGGACGCTGACAAGGGTCGCGGATCTCATCGGCCGGCTCTTTCGTGTCCGCTACACCCTGCGTGGGGTCTCGTTGTTGTTGCACCGCATGGGATTCAGCCCGCAGATGCCCGCGCATCGGCCGATCGAACGCGACGAAGACAAGATCGCCACATGGCGTGAGGAGGTGTGGCAGCAGGCAAAAGACTAG
- a CDS encoding Lrp/AsnC family transcriptional regulator: protein MDEVDRSILAVLEQHGRISNSELAARVGLSPSPCLRRVRQLEEAGVIRGYRALIDPAAVGRGLRVFAGVRLTRHTRADVVAFERGVTRLPEVVACHHITGNFDYLLQVEVADLPAYEDFHANQLATLPGVATVTSYVSMKTLSADTT from the coding sequence ATGGATGAGGTGGACCGGTCGATTCTGGCTGTGCTCGAGCAGCACGGCCGCATCAGCAACAGCGAGCTCGCCGCCCGGGTCGGGCTGTCACCGTCACCCTGCCTGCGGCGCGTGCGTCAGCTGGAGGAAGCCGGGGTCATCCGCGGCTACCGGGCGCTGATCGATCCCGCCGCGGTCGGCCGCGGTCTGCGGGTGTTCGCGGGTGTCCGGCTGACGCGGCACACCCGCGCGGACGTGGTCGCGTTCGAGCGCGGGGTCACCCGGCTGCCCGAGGTGGTCGCCTGCCACCACATCACCGGCAACTTCGACTATCTGCTCCAGGTCGAGGTGGCCGACCTGCCCGCCTATGAGGACTTCCACGCCAACCAGTTGGCCACGCTGCCCGGCGTGGCCACGGTGACCAGCTACGTCAGCATGAAGACGCTCTCCGCCGACACCACATGA